One genomic region from Kamptonema formosum PCC 6407 encodes:
- a CDS encoding transposase encodes MIQPKIPQPTISFIDQYCESYQKIFPEVRSYEAFKQIIMGILTPSKRKSLVTLSKIIGLKNSQSLHNFLTQSPWKSEELRTQRLKIIFNWLKEEAIDIIIDETGDPKKGNKTEYVARQYLGRLGKVDNGIVSVNIYGVRRSNHGVWMPEGEEVKQTSWQEFDRILSKGQQQKRYVCEIIFGHRNKYTYWYLTTDPETLPVNSTSYVMTNIDKIKYQDVGNIYGERTWIEYGFRQSKSELGWSDFHVTKYNDIAKWWESICCAFLLVSMRAISTQSSELSNLSSCQSELNSYLAEHPDWDFNQGWKSMLNNMQLLLLPLLALKLVKPWLKVFESPLLVSSFNTLISLVNLCANALTGTKLNAFHQFSSA; translated from the coding sequence ATGATACAGCCCAAAATTCCACAACCTACCATTAGTTTCATCGATCAATATTGTGAGAGTTATCAAAAAATATTTCCAGAAGTTAGAAGCTATGAAGCCTTTAAGCAAATTATTATGGGGATTTTGACACCAAGCAAGAGAAAAAGTTTAGTAACACTCTCTAAAATAATTGGATTAAAAAATAGTCAATCATTGCATAACTTTTTAACACAATCTCCCTGGAAATCGGAAGAATTAAGAACCCAGAGACTAAAAATTATCTTTAACTGGTTAAAAGAAGAAGCAATTGACATTATTATAGATGAGACCGGAGATCCAAAAAAAGGAAATAAAACTGAATATGTAGCTAGACAATATTTAGGAAGGCTAGGAAAAGTAGACAATGGGATTGTAAGTGTCAATATTTATGGAGTTAGAAGAAGTAATCATGGAGTCTGGATGCCAGAGGGGGAGGAAGTTAAACAGACTTCTTGGCAAGAATTTGACCGAATATTAAGTAAAGGTCAACAACAAAAAAGATATGTGTGTGAGATAATATTTGGTCACAGGAATAAATATACTTATTGGTATCTAACAACTGATCCCGAAACATTACCAGTCAATAGTACATCTTATGTAATGACTAATATTGACAAAATTAAATATCAAGATGTAGGCAATATTTATGGAGAAAGAACTTGGATTGAATATGGATTTAGACAAAGCAAATCTGAATTAGGTTGGTCGGACTTTCATGTAACCAAATACAATGATATTGCTAAATGGTGGGAATCTATTTGTTGTGCTTTTCTATTGGTTAGTATGAGGGCTATTTCAACTCAGTCTTCGGAATTATCTAACTTATCAAGTTGTCAATCTGAACTAAATAGTTATCTAGCTGAACATCCAGACTGGGATTTCAATCAAGGCTGGAAATCAATGCTAAATAATATGCAATTACTATTATTGCCACTATTAGCCCTCAAATTAGTAAAACCTTGGTTGAAGGTTTTTGAATCTCCTCTATTAGTTAGTAGTTTTAATACTTTAATTAGTCTGGTTAATCTCTGTGCTAATGCTTTAACAGGGACTAAATTAAATGCTTTTCACCAATTTTCTTCTGCCTAG
- a CDS encoding Glu/Leu/Phe/Val family dehydrogenase, which produces MSDSLFADASRRLEQALKYVSLSEDTTERLKYPKSTLIVSIPVRMDNGSLRIFQGYRVRYDDTRGPTKGGIRYHPKVSLDEVQSLAFWMTFKCAVLNLPFGGAKGGITLNPKELSKMELERLSRGYIDAIADFIGPDVDIPAPDVYTNPMIMGWMADQYNIINRKLCPAVVTGKPVTIGGSLGRDTATAMGAFFVIETLLPKFDLVPQNTTVAVQGFGNAGAEIAELLSKAGYKVVAVSDSQGGIYAKKGLDIPSIRQFKESNRSIKAVYCEGSVCNIVEHEVLTNEELLALDVDVLVPAALENQITEANVHNIKAKFIFEVANGPTTSAADNILATKGVKVIPDILVNAGGVTVSYFEWVQNRSGLYWTLEEVNQRLKLKMIEETEVIWKIAQELSISMRTAAYVHGLNRLGEAMNAKGTRDYYVNG; this is translated from the coding sequence ATGTCAGATTCATTATTTGCTGATGCCAGCCGCAGATTAGAGCAGGCCTTGAAATATGTTTCGCTTTCAGAAGATACAACTGAACGCCTCAAATATCCTAAATCTACTTTAATCGTATCAATTCCAGTGCGAATGGATAACGGTTCCTTGCGAATTTTCCAAGGCTACCGCGTTCGCTACGATGACACCAGAGGCCCGACCAAAGGGGGAATACGTTATCATCCGAAAGTTTCTCTGGATGAAGTGCAATCTTTAGCCTTTTGGATGACTTTTAAATGTGCAGTTTTAAACCTACCTTTTGGAGGTGCTAAGGGAGGGATTACCCTAAATCCCAAAGAATTATCAAAGATGGAATTAGAACGATTAAGTCGGGGTTATATAGATGCGATCGCAGATTTTATCGGCCCCGATGTCGATATTCCCGCACCCGATGTTTACACCAATCCGATGATTATGGGTTGGATGGCCGACCAATATAATATCATTAACCGCAAACTTTGTCCAGCAGTTGTTACTGGTAAACCTGTCACCATTGGCGGTAGTTTGGGTCGAGATACGGCGACAGCAATGGGAGCTTTTTTTGTAATTGAAACCTTATTACCTAAATTTGATTTAGTACCACAAAATACAACTGTGGCGGTGCAAGGTTTTGGTAATGCCGGTGCAGAAATCGCCGAATTACTCTCGAAAGCTGGCTATAAAGTAGTTGCTGTTAGCGATTCCCAAGGGGGAATTTATGCCAAAAAAGGGCTAGATATTCCTAGTATTCGACAATTCAAAGAATCTAACCGCAGTATCAAAGCAGTTTATTGCGAAGGTTCGGTTTGTAACATTGTCGAACATGAAGTTTTGACGAATGAAGAACTTTTAGCTTTAGATGTTGATGTGCTAGTTCCAGCAGCCTTGGAAAATCAGATTACCGAGGCGAATGTGCATAATATTAAGGCTAAGTTTATCTTTGAAGTGGCTAATGGGCCTACGACTTCTGCTGCTGATAACATTTTAGCAACTAAGGGAGTTAAAGTCATCCCAGATATTTTAGTGAATGCTGGTGGAGTGACAGTGAGTTATTTTGAATGGGTACAAAATCGCAGCGGACTTTATTGGACATTGGAGGAAGTAAATCAGCGGTTAAAGTTGAAAATGATTGAGGAAACTGAGGTAATTTGGAAAATTGCTCAGGAGTTGTCAATTTCGATGCGGACTGCTGCTTATGTACATGGATTAAATCGCTTGGGAGAGGCGATGAATGCTAAAGGAACTAGAGATTATTATGTCAATGGTTGA
- a CDS encoding DUF3493 domain-containing protein, translating into MPDDRSKTPRQISPEQYQRLKAEMVAPYRTLRQFVYVACGASGFIGGLVFLGQLMVGREVGSAIPNFALQVGVVALMVWLFRLEQRSRRSSKSK; encoded by the coding sequence ATGCCAGACGATCGCTCGAAAACTCCCCGTCAAATCAGTCCAGAACAATATCAGCGCTTAAAAGCAGAGATGGTGGCTCCCTACCGAACTCTACGACAGTTTGTGTACGTCGCTTGCGGCGCTTCTGGTTTCATCGGTGGCCTGGTTTTTCTGGGTCAGCTCATGGTCGGTCGCGAAGTTGGCTCAGCGATCCCCAATTTTGCTCTGCAAGTCGGAGTTGTGGCTCTGATGGTGTGGCTGTTCCGCCTAGAGCAGCGATCGCGCCGCTCCTCCAAGTCAAAGTAA
- a CDS encoding DUF1565 domain-containing protein, which yields MSNQHSRFNPFTILNHFSQQSAAAAVALLVGSLGATALPTWANSPQRTPQVRTIYVDPARGSDRANAGNPAVPYRTITYALQQSNSNTLIQLAPGNYSAQTGESFPLIIKPNVILRGDEVNKGKSVRIIGGANFISPSFARQNVAIRAENGSQISGVTVTNPNTRGTGLWVESGSPVVANSTFFNSQREGIFITGSSSPKISNNVFTQNNGNGISAVRSSQGEIRGNLFQNTGFGIAINDSASPLVAENRIIENRDGILISHSARPMLRSNLIENNVRDGVVAIAKSQPDLGTAGSPGKNIIRGNRRYDLYNATRTNTIFAIGNQLTKTRTSGPIDLTASR from the coding sequence ATGAGCAATCAGCATTCTCGCTTTAATCCCTTTACCATCCTCAACCATTTTAGCCAGCAGTCTGCGGCCGCCGCTGTTGCTTTGCTAGTTGGCTCCTTGGGTGCTACAGCACTCCCGACTTGGGCAAATTCTCCCCAAAGAACGCCACAGGTGAGAACAATTTATGTCGATCCAGCCAGGGGAAGCGATCGCGCTAATGCTGGTAATCCAGCCGTGCCCTACCGTACCATCACTTATGCTCTTCAGCAAAGCAATTCTAACACTTTAATTCAACTAGCTCCGGGTAACTATAGCGCCCAAACGGGGGAAAGTTTCCCGCTAATAATCAAACCTAATGTAATTCTGCGCGGCGACGAAGTTAATAAAGGTAAGTCGGTACGAATTATTGGCGGCGCTAACTTTATTAGTCCGAGTTTTGCTAGACAAAATGTGGCAATTAGAGCTGAAAATGGCAGCCAAATTAGCGGTGTCACCGTTACTAATCCGAATACTCGCGGTACGGGTCTATGGGTTGAATCTGGCAGTCCGGTTGTTGCTAATTCTACCTTTTTTAATAGCCAACGTGAAGGTATTTTTATTACGGGTAGCAGCAGTCCTAAAATTAGCAATAATGTCTTTACTCAGAATAATGGTAATGGGATTTCTGCGGTGCGGTCTTCTCAAGGTGAAATCCGAGGAAATTTATTTCAAAATACAGGATTTGGGATTGCTATTAATGACTCTGCATCGCCTTTGGTTGCAGAAAATCGGATTATTGAAAATCGGGATGGCATACTAATTTCTCACTCGGCGCGGCCAATGCTCCGTAGTAATTTGATTGAAAATAATGTGCGGGATGGGGTGGTGGCGATCGCTAAATCTCAACCTGACTTGGGTACCGCAGGTAGTCCTGGCAAAAATATCATCCGAGGTAATCGGCGTTACGACCTCTACAATGCCACTCGTACTAATACCATTTTCGCGATCGGCAATCAACTCACCAAAACTCGGACTTCGGGCCCGATCGACCTGACGGCCAGCCGATAG
- a CDS encoding alpha/beta hydrolase translates to MHLKKLAHICTLFLAVGVGIAFYSNPAVAAEKVVLKYTIIQMTIPVSELENFTKTGQMSPALEMLLGKANKNPETVRRALKKPVKVNKGFLEQALNSQPGKMILDEVGQVIHPPSQDADREALRSALVLSASQDNEITVMEMIKNYPTDEVHVEGDRLVEAYGKIASLAEQLNGATEQLQDILNKIRLPRL, encoded by the coding sequence ATGCACTTAAAAAAATTGGCACATATATGCACATTATTTTTAGCAGTAGGTGTAGGAATTGCCTTCTACAGCAATCCTGCGGTCGCTGCTGAAAAAGTGGTACTCAAATACACCATTATTCAAATGACTATCCCCGTCAGCGAACTGGAGAATTTTACAAAAACTGGACAAATGTCACCTGCGTTAGAGATGCTTTTGGGGAAGGCGAATAAAAACCCAGAGACAGTGCGCCGCGCTTTGAAAAAGCCTGTCAAGGTGAATAAAGGATTTTTAGAACAAGCGCTCAATAGTCAACCTGGGAAAATGATTTTAGATGAGGTTGGTCAGGTAATTCATCCTCCTTCACAGGATGCGGATCGGGAGGCTTTGCGATCGGCTTTAGTGTTATCCGCGAGTCAGGATAATGAGATTACTGTGATGGAAATGATTAAAAATTATCCAACGGATGAGGTTCATGTTGAGGGCGATCGCTTAGTTGAGGCTTATGGAAAAATTGCATCTTTGGCAGAACAATTGAACGGTGCAACTGAGCAATTACAAGATATACTAAATAAAATCCGTTTGCCAAGATTGTAG